The Halomonas sp. 7T genome contains a region encoding:
- a CDS encoding DUF2892 domain-containing protein — translation MKSNVGGIDKVARIVVGAVLIGLALTGTVGAWGWIGVVPLATGLFNFCPLYPLLGISTCKTKR, via the coding sequence ATGAAATCTAACGTAGGCGGTATCGATAAAGTGGCGCGCATTGTGGTGGGTGCCGTACTGATTGGGCTGGCGCTGACCGGTACGGTAGGCGCCTGGGGCTGGATTGGCGTTGTGCCGCTGGCAACCGGCCTGTTTAATTTTTGCCCGCTTTATCCGCTGCTGGGCATCTCAACGTGTAAAACCAAGCGCTAA
- a CDS encoding MBL fold metallo-hydrolase, which yields MAFPNILHHGGAGGVTGSCHQLIANDEASLLIDCGLFQGEDAAADSFQQLEVGFDISTVKALVVTHVHIDHIGRLPYLLAAGFEGPIICSEPTALLLPLVIEDALKIGFTRNARLIEQFQQRVQAQLVPVDYAHWHTVVDDSALRMRLKLKRAGHILGSSFVEVALNDRVLGQKQRVVFSGDLGAPGSPLLPAPKSPSKADVLVLESTYGDRLHQHRRERANTLRRAIERALENQGTVIIPAFSVGRTQELLYELEGIIHSAGRQHALWHSLEIIVDSPLAARFTKVYRSLKPYWDNEAHQRLRAGRHPLNFANLYTVDDHTIHEQTVRYLAESGRPAVVIAASGMCAGGRVVNYLKAMLGDARHQVLFVGYQGAGTPGRDIQRYGPQGGWVTLDGERYDIRAGVTTISGYSAHADQQDLLNFIKRMRQWPKEIRLVHGDDSARQALKGSIEAMAAKHHRSVVVSLPDSFSS from the coding sequence ATGGCGTTTCCGAATATTCTTCACCATGGCGGGGCGGGTGGCGTCACCGGCAGCTGTCATCAGTTAATCGCCAATGATGAGGCGTCACTGTTAATTGATTGCGGTCTGTTCCAGGGTGAAGATGCCGCCGCCGACAGCTTTCAGCAGTTGGAGGTGGGGTTTGATATCTCCACGGTGAAGGCATTGGTAGTGACCCATGTGCATATCGACCATATTGGCCGCTTGCCCTATTTGCTAGCCGCGGGATTTGAGGGGCCGATTATTTGCTCTGAACCCACGGCGCTGCTGCTGCCGCTGGTGATTGAGGATGCGTTAAAGATTGGCTTTACCCGTAATGCGCGTTTAATCGAGCAATTTCAGCAGCGGGTGCAGGCGCAGTTAGTGCCGGTGGATTACGCGCACTGGCACACGGTGGTAGACGATTCGGCGCTGCGTATGCGGTTAAAGCTTAAGCGGGCTGGGCACATTTTAGGCTCTAGCTTCGTGGAGGTCGCGCTTAACGATCGTGTGCTGGGCCAAAAGCAGCGAGTAGTATTTTCAGGCGATTTAGGGGCGCCTGGCTCGCCGTTGCTGCCTGCGCCTAAGTCGCCTTCAAAGGCGGATGTGTTGGTGCTGGAATCGACTTACGGCGACAGGCTGCATCAGCACCGCCGTGAACGGGCGAACACGTTGAGGCGTGCTATCGAGCGTGCCTTAGAGAATCAAGGTACGGTGATTATTCCTGCGTTTAGCGTTGGGCGTACCCAGGAGCTGCTGTATGAGCTGGAGGGTATTATCCATAGCGCTGGCCGTCAGCATGCTTTGTGGCATTCGCTGGAAATTATTGTCGATTCGCCGTTGGCAGCGCGGTTTACCAAGGTGTACCGCTCGCTGAAGCCGTATTGGGATAACGAAGCCCATCAGCGTCTGCGCGCCGGGCGCCATCCGCTCAATTTCGCCAACCTGTACACGGTGGATGACCACACTATCCATGAGCAAACCGTGCGCTATTTAGCCGAAAGCGGGCGGCCTGCAGTGGTAATTGCGGCTAGCGGTATGTGCGCAGGCGGGCGCGTGGTGAATTATTTGAAAGCGATGCTGGGCGATGCCCGCCATCAGGTGCTGTTTGTGGGTTACCAGGGTGCTGGCACGCCAGGGCGCGATATTCAGCGCTACGGCCCGCAAGGTGGCTGGGTGACGCTCGACGGTGAGCGCTACGATATTCGTGCCGGGGTCACCACCATTAGCGGCTACTCCGCTCATGCCGACCAACAGGATTTGCTCAACTTTATTAAACGTATGCGCCAGTGGCCTAAGGAGATTCGTCTTGTGCATGGCGACGACTCGGCCCGCCAAGCGTTGAAAGGGTCTATTGAAGCAATGGCGGCGAAGCATCATCGCTCGGTGGTGGTGAGCTTACCCGATAGCTTTTCATCTTGA
- a CDS encoding O-antigen ligase family protein: MLSHLASREERVRCFISGAVFLLGALALVVPSGYSIGAALLVLASAVWGRSVFPLSAQDRWIIVALVTYGVVVGGLSMLDHGSKGFDRPVRFLLAVPVLLLVLRFPPRQAWLWAGLAIGAIGAGSWGMWQKLVEGAERADGHLQVIQFGNLSMLMGVLCLAGLGWAVVQRQRALWVVLLLLGALLGMVGSLMSGSRGGWIGLPVIAFVLYRGYGRQLATSVKLIAVGVMLTIVTTVYLLPQTGVQPRIQAAVNDISLYVSGGERNTSLGLRFEMWRGAAQLISERPLLGWGETGYYEGQVALAEQGAVTQMVTEFDHAHNEFIDVLAKQGLVGLAALLLLYMVPLKVFAPGLLHPDLHVRALAVAGTLLPVAYIDFGLSQTFLAHNSGAMFYAFWLVVLWGSYSASCRKHITKPNADG, encoded by the coding sequence ATGCTGAGTCATCTTGCTTCTCGTGAAGAGCGGGTGCGCTGTTTTATCAGCGGTGCTGTTTTCCTATTGGGTGCTCTTGCCCTGGTGGTTCCTTCGGGTTACTCCATTGGCGCAGCTTTGTTGGTGCTGGCCAGTGCGGTGTGGGGCCGCTCTGTTTTTCCGCTCTCTGCTCAAGACCGTTGGATTATTGTGGCGCTGGTTACGTACGGCGTCGTTGTTGGCGGGCTGTCGATGCTTGACCATGGCTCGAAAGGGTTTGATCGCCCGGTGCGCTTTTTGCTAGCGGTGCCGGTTTTGCTACTTGTGCTGCGTTTTCCACCGCGCCAGGCATGGCTGTGGGCCGGGTTAGCCATTGGGGCTATTGGCGCGGGCAGTTGGGGGATGTGGCAGAAGCTGGTGGAGGGAGCGGAGCGTGCAGACGGGCATTTGCAAGTTATCCAGTTTGGTAACTTGAGCATGTTAATGGGCGTGCTGTGTTTGGCAGGATTGGGCTGGGCGGTAGTTCAGCGTCAACGTGCACTGTGGGTAGTCTTGTTGTTATTAGGCGCGCTGTTGGGCATGGTCGGCTCGCTGATGTCGGGTAGCCGAGGAGGCTGGATTGGTCTGCCGGTGATCGCTTTTGTCCTCTATCGTGGTTATGGCCGCCAGCTGGCAACCTCCGTAAAACTGATAGCCGTGGGTGTGATGCTGACCATCGTGACGACGGTATATCTACTGCCGCAAACCGGTGTGCAGCCTCGAATCCAAGCGGCGGTTAATGATATTAGCCTGTATGTGTCGGGCGGCGAGCGGAATACCTCGCTGGGCCTGCGTTTTGAAATGTGGCGCGGCGCAGCGCAGCTGATTAGCGAACGGCCGCTGCTTGGTTGGGGAGAGACGGGCTATTACGAGGGGCAGGTGGCGCTTGCTGAACAGGGGGCCGTTACCCAGATGGTCACAGAGTTTGACCATGCGCATAACGAGTTTATCGATGTACTAGCGAAGCAGGGGCTGGTGGGGCTGGCTGCGCTGTTGCTGCTTTATATGGTGCCGCTTAAGGTCTTTGCCCCAGGGCTGCTGCATCCAGACCTTCATGTTCGGGCGTTGGCGGTGGCGGGAACACTTCTGCCTGTGGCGTACATTGATTTTGGGTTATCGCAAACATTTTTAGCCCACAACAGTGGCGCCATGTTTTACGCCTTTTGGCTGGTCGTGCTGTGGGGCAGTTACAGTGCTTCCTGTCGGAAGCACATCACTAAACCGAACGCGGACGGCTAA
- a CDS encoding FlgO family outer membrane protein, with the protein MFLSSTVTFGRSLARRTRSLLLIVVTLLLAGCANFGNTNTQAPPPEPDLSELVHAAASQMVASNPDITRYSPMIAATFVSIDNLSQSSTLGRISSELMASALAREGMQVREVKMRDSMFIEESVGELILSRQVQRLSAQHNARSILMGTYAQGQDYVYVSARVVRAGDAMVLGSTDFRLPLNNNTRSLLEGQGGW; encoded by the coding sequence ATGTTTTTATCTTCGACTGTCACTTTCGGGCGCAGTTTAGCGCGCCGCACCCGCTCTTTACTGCTGATAGTGGTCACGCTGTTACTGGCAGGATGCGCCAACTTTGGCAACACTAACACCCAAGCACCGCCGCCTGAGCCCGACCTTTCTGAGCTAGTCCACGCCGCCGCTAGCCAAATGGTGGCAAGCAACCCAGACATCACTCGTTACAGCCCGATGATCGCAGCGACGTTTGTCAGCATCGACAACCTCAGCCAATCCTCAACGCTTGGCCGAATTAGCTCTGAACTCATGGCCTCTGCCCTGGCGAGAGAAGGCATGCAGGTGCGCGAAGTCAAAATGCGCGACAGCATGTTTATTGAAGAGAGCGTCGGCGAACTGATTTTATCCCGCCAGGTACAGCGTTTAAGCGCCCAGCACAATGCGCGCTCTATCCTGATGGGCACCTACGCCCAAGGGCAGGACTACGTTTATGTCAGTGCGCGGGTAGTCAGAGCAGGCGATGCTATGGTGCTGGGCAGCACGGATTTTAGGCTGCCCCTGAACAACAACACCCGCAGCCTGTTAGAAGGCCAAGGCGGCTGGTAA
- a CDS encoding DUF6447 family protein, with amino-acid sequence MAKDQSKTVTIDGREYNLADLSENARNQLLNLRVTDQEVQRLNQQLAIAQTARTAYANALKKELPEQKTH; translated from the coding sequence ATGGCGAAGGATCAATCAAAAACCGTTACGATTGATGGTCGCGAATATAATTTGGCCGATCTGTCTGAAAACGCTCGTAATCAGCTGCTTAACCTGCGTGTTACTGACCAAGAAGTTCAGCGTTTGAATCAGCAGCTAGCGATTGCCCAAACAGCGCGTACTGCTTATGCCAACGCGCTGAAGAAAGAGCTGCCTGAGCAGAAAACACACTAA
- a CDS encoding Calx-beta domain-containing protein, giving the protein MVTVTRDPERYRVFPGDGFDGVGLVEAGGSYGTGTLLYGGRAVLTSAHVLEGAEAVTVRLETPAGRVHLPASAYGLHPRYDTFQNNSDLALLWLSEPAPYSVERSTLYRYGDELGSIISLVGYGLTGEGAGGYVENGREGPVKRMAANRFDTTGEALKDTFGQGINWDPLPGSQLIIDFDNGSSANDALGALMGLHDTGLGSAEGMIAPGDSGGPAFIGDKVAGIATYTASLSRNGQRPDVNSSPDSSFGEIAGFQRVSFYQQWIDQALRQADPNAPSRPEDVATSIVEGDEGTQLIYFLLEFTGQRDDPDQWLSVDFATRDGTATAGEDYLAVADTLILYPGETQATIAVEIIGDDVPEPDETFYLDVFNPVGGSFGEGVAQLTAMRTIVDDDGWIA; this is encoded by the coding sequence ATGGTGACCGTTACCCGCGATCCAGAGCGTTATCGTGTGTTTCCAGGGGATGGCTTTGATGGCGTGGGGCTGGTAGAAGCCGGCGGTTCCTACGGCACGGGCACACTGCTTTATGGTGGTCGTGCCGTATTAACCTCCGCCCACGTGCTGGAGGGGGCAGAGGCGGTAACGGTACGCCTGGAAACACCAGCTGGGCGTGTTCATTTGCCCGCTTCGGCGTATGGCCTACATCCGCGTTACGATACGTTCCAGAACAACAGTGATCTGGCGCTGTTATGGCTAAGCGAACCCGCACCTTATAGTGTTGAGCGCAGCACGCTTTATCGTTATGGCGATGAGTTAGGCAGTATTATCTCGTTAGTGGGTTACGGCCTAACGGGGGAAGGCGCTGGCGGCTATGTGGAAAACGGGCGCGAAGGGCCTGTGAAGCGCATGGCGGCTAATCGTTTTGATACGACGGGTGAGGCGTTGAAAGACACCTTTGGGCAGGGGATCAATTGGGACCCGTTGCCAGGCTCGCAGTTGATTATCGATTTTGATAACGGTAGCAGCGCTAATGATGCGCTGGGCGCGCTGATGGGCCTGCATGATACGGGGCTGGGCAGCGCAGAAGGGATGATTGCGCCAGGTGACAGTGGGGGACCCGCGTTTATAGGCGATAAGGTGGCGGGTATCGCGACCTATACCGCGTCGTTAAGCCGCAACGGTCAACGTCCGGACGTGAATAGCAGCCCAGACAGTAGCTTCGGTGAAATTGCGGGTTTTCAGCGTGTTAGCTTTTACCAGCAGTGGATCGATCAAGCGCTTCGTCAAGCAGACCCTAATGCGCCCAGCCGGCCAGAGGATGTTGCTACTTCAATAGTTGAGGGTGATGAAGGGACTCAACTGATCTATTTCTTGTTGGAATTTACTGGCCAGCGCGACGATCCAGATCAATGGTTAAGCGTTGATTTTGCCACGCGAGATGGCACCGCTACAGCAGGGGAGGACTACTTGGCAGTCGCGGATACGCTCATTCTTTATCCTGGTGAAACTCAAGCCACTATTGCTGTAGAGATCATTGGGGATGATGTACCAGAGCCGGATGAAACGTTCTACCTGGATGTGTTTAATCCGGTCGGCGGCAGTTTTGGCGAAGGCGTTGCCCAGTTAACGGCCATGCGCACCATTGTTGATGATGATGGCTGGATTGCGTAA
- a CDS encoding MBL fold metallo-hydrolase, with protein MQRPIVTPFFDEPTNTFSYVVQDPDSTACAIVDSVLDFDYAAGQTDVRSANEIIGFIRDNGLTVAWILETHVHADHLSAAPYLHQQLGGKTGIGAHIVEVQEIFGKAFNAGTEFARDGSQFDALFNEGDTFTIGGLQGQVLHTPGHTPACLTYVIGDAAFVGDTLFMPDYGTARCDFPGGDARTLYRSIQKVLALPEQTRLFLCHDYKAPGRDTYQHETSVAEQRAANVHVHEGISEDAFVKMRSERDATLGMPKLIIPSVQVNMRAGEMPPAEDNGQVYLKVPINRF; from the coding sequence ATGCAACGCCCAATTGTCACCCCCTTTTTTGATGAGCCCACCAATACGTTTAGCTACGTGGTGCAAGACCCTGATAGCACTGCCTGTGCGATTGTCGACTCCGTGCTGGATTTTGATTATGCCGCTGGGCAGACGGACGTACGTTCAGCCAATGAGATCATTGGCTTTATCCGCGATAACGGCTTGACGGTTGCATGGATTCTGGAAACCCACGTACATGCTGATCACCTTTCTGCAGCACCCTATTTGCATCAGCAGTTAGGCGGTAAAACCGGTATTGGCGCGCATATCGTTGAGGTTCAGGAGATCTTTGGCAAAGCGTTTAATGCGGGTACGGAGTTCGCTCGGGATGGCAGCCAGTTCGATGCGCTGTTTAATGAAGGGGATACCTTTACCATCGGCGGCTTGCAAGGCCAGGTACTCCACACACCGGGGCACACGCCTGCTTGTTTAACGTATGTCATAGGCGATGCGGCGTTTGTGGGCGATACGCTGTTTATGCCCGATTACGGCACTGCGCGGTGTGACTTCCCGGGTGGCGATGCCCGCACCCTTTACCGGTCGATTCAAAAAGTGCTGGCCTTGCCGGAGCAAACACGGCTGTTTTTGTGCCACGACTATAAAGCGCCAGGACGCGATACCTACCAGCACGAAACCAGCGTGGCAGAGCAGCGCGCCGCTAACGTGCATGTTCATGAAGGCATTAGCGAAGACGCCTTCGTCAAAATGCGCTCCGAACGTGATGCCACGCTGGGTATGCCGAAACTCATTATACCGTCGGTGCAGGTCAATATGCGGGCCGGTGAAATGCCGCCTGCAGAAGATAACGGTCAGGTGTATTTAAAAGTCCCCATTAATCGTTTTTAA
- a CDS encoding HAD-IIB family hydrolase, whose translation MSKQANAPSTPVALPQHVAPCATDPVLPPRLVVTDLDGSLLDHHTYDFSPAAPWLARLKQLGVPVIPVSSKTRAELIPLRELLGLTATPFVAENGAVIGLPPGWCHARLDRPGSACDGVVVKHTGVDVGFIGARLKIWRERLGLRFTRMSELNTQQIMQLTGLDEARARAAQRREGSEPLIWQDDEKAIEAFRRALAGDGLELTQGGRFWHVMGRASDKGSAVAWLIKRFSALRGSAPIALGLGDGPNDITMLEAVDQAVVIRGCHGLEVSPQSDALYRTEATGPTGWAEGVAHWWGRDNRQLAAAPRLPSATA comes from the coding sequence ATGTCTAAACAGGCCAACGCTCCTTCAACACCGGTGGCATTGCCGCAACACGTAGCCCCGTGTGCTACAGACCCAGTACTGCCGCCGCGCCTGGTAGTAACAGACCTTGATGGCTCACTGCTGGATCACCATACCTACGACTTTTCCCCTGCGGCCCCTTGGCTAGCACGCCTTAAACAGCTAGGCGTGCCGGTGATACCTGTGTCCAGCAAAACCCGCGCTGAACTGATCCCCCTTCGTGAATTACTTGGCCTAACGGCAACCCCGTTTGTTGCTGAAAATGGCGCCGTGATTGGTTTGCCGCCTGGCTGGTGCCATGCCCGTTTAGACCGACCAGGCAGTGCCTGCGATGGGGTGGTCGTTAAACACACGGGGGTAGATGTGGGGTTTATTGGCGCTCGGCTAAAAATATGGCGAGAACGACTTGGCCTTCGATTCACCCGTATGAGTGAGCTGAATACTCAGCAAATCATGCAGCTAACCGGGCTGGACGAGGCGCGGGCCAGGGCGGCTCAGCGGCGGGAGGGGAGTGAGCCGCTGATTTGGCAGGATGATGAGAAAGCGATTGAGGCGTTTCGTCGTGCGCTAGCGGGCGATGGCCTTGAGCTGACCCAAGGGGGGCGTTTTTGGCATGTGATGGGGCGCGCCTCCGATAAAGGCAGTGCCGTGGCGTGGTTAATTAAACGCTTCAGCGCGCTTAGGGGTAGCGCGCCGATTGCGCTGGGGCTGGGCGATGGCCCGAACGATATCACCATGCTAGAGGCGGTGGATCAGGCCGTGGTGATTAGAGGGTGCCATGGCTTAGAGGTATCGCCGCAAAGTGATGCCTTATACCGCACCGAGGCAACCGGGCCAACCGGCTGGGCCGAGGGGGTGGCCCACTGGTGGGGGCGAGATAACCGCCAATTAGCGGCGGCACCCCGTCTACCGTCTGCTACAGCCTAA
- a CDS encoding YeeE/YedE family protein → MDWTASLQGLVGGVLIGLSAVWLMGSLGRIAGISGIIGTLITQPPKGDSAWRLAFLVGLVSGPLVVMAFGGGLGNVASAPGAVIGEPAGGVPLMLMTGLLVGLGTGIGSGCTSGHGVCGLARLAPRSIAATGLFLVTAIATVYIVRHVLGGGV, encoded by the coding sequence GTGGACTGGACAGCGAGTCTGCAAGGGTTGGTCGGGGGCGTATTAATTGGCCTCTCTGCCGTATGGTTGATGGGGTCGCTTGGTCGCATTGCGGGCATTAGCGGCATCATTGGCACGTTAATTACTCAGCCGCCGAAAGGCGACAGCGCCTGGCGGCTGGCGTTTTTAGTGGGTTTGGTGAGTGGCCCGCTAGTGGTGATGGCTTTTGGCGGCGGGCTTGGCAATGTGGCAAGTGCCCCCGGCGCGGTGATTGGCGAGCCAGCAGGCGGTGTGCCGCTCATGCTGATGACCGGGCTGTTAGTCGGGCTAGGCACCGGCATTGGTAGCGGCTGTACAAGCGGGCACGGTGTTTGCGGCTTAGCGCGCTTGGCGCCGCGCTCCATCGCCGCGACGGGGCTATTTCTTGTGACGGCCATTGCGACCGTTTATATCGTGCGCCACGTTTTAGGAGGTGGTGTATGA
- a CDS encoding OmpA family protein: MLEDHRAGPRHDSLLTAYSDDDSNSGWMISYIDIMTLLVALFVIIIAGAGVTSPTWKPQEEAPEPRYDALPMLDIPLPIELAGVRPPREGFYVAPTQPGELSQMAISAALGVAGLPERRPLVGVPPLLARVIAEPAQPEAPTIETVIEAVLDTVLETAPETVPETVLPRPLLATSEQAVSPFADYMVLLTDRPPVNVQEADEIVSHALALDEALVERVETSPYLPNLEGVEVSRVAEGISLRVQDRLLFPSAAAELSEGGTSLVSSLLETIQRYDGEVWVEGHSDSQTINTPEFSSNWALSSARAIAIVEALEAAGVEPQRLRAVGLAATQPLEDNSTAEGRSRNRRVEVVIHVE, encoded by the coding sequence ATGCTTGAAGATCACCGCGCTGGGCCACGTCATGATTCGCTGCTCACTGCCTATTCAGATGATGATAGCAATAGCGGTTGGATGATTAGCTACATCGATATAATGACGTTACTAGTAGCGCTCTTCGTGATTATTATTGCCGGGGCTGGGGTCACTAGCCCAACGTGGAAACCGCAAGAAGAAGCGCCAGAACCACGTTATGATGCTCTGCCCATGCTGGACATACCGTTGCCTATCGAACTTGCCGGTGTGCGTCCTCCGCGTGAAGGCTTTTATGTAGCGCCCACTCAACCCGGCGAGCTGAGCCAGATGGCCATCAGTGCTGCGTTAGGCGTGGCTGGATTGCCGGAACGCCGTCCATTAGTGGGGGTGCCGCCCTTATTGGCGCGTGTGATCGCGGAACCTGCGCAGCCTGAAGCGCCTACGATTGAAACGGTAATTGAAGCGGTACTTGATACGGTACTTGAAACGGCGCCTGAGACAGTACCTGAGACGGTATTGCCGCGCCCGCTGTTAGCGACGAGCGAGCAGGCAGTGTCGCCATTTGCCGATTATATGGTGCTGCTGACCGATCGTCCGCCGGTGAATGTACAAGAGGCAGACGAGATCGTTAGCCATGCGCTGGCGCTGGATGAAGCGCTAGTCGAACGGGTAGAAACGTCGCCTTACCTTCCTAACCTGGAAGGCGTTGAAGTGTCGCGCGTTGCCGAAGGTATTAGCCTGCGTGTACAGGATCGGTTGCTGTTTCCATCCGCGGCGGCGGAGCTTTCAGAAGGCGGCACTTCGCTTGTCAGCAGCCTGCTGGAGACAATACAGCGTTACGATGGTGAGGTGTGGGTAGAAGGGCACTCGGATAGCCAGACGATTAATACCCCTGAGTTTTCATCTAACTGGGCGCTTTCCAGTGCACGTGCCATTGCCATCGTAGAGGCGCTTGAAGCGGCTGGCGTAGAACCACAGCGTTTACGCGCGGTAGGGCTTGCGGCAACGCAGCCGCTAGAAGATAACAGTACCGCAGAAGGGCGTTCACGCAATCGCCGCGTCGAGGTGGTTATTCACGTTGAGTAG
- a CDS encoding glycosyl transferase: MSDFHQNGVITDFHNLTRRPVEVLEQELSQFAKRRPMGLILPSLFSELEGPALSAIVDELVNVPYLNEVVIGLDRADRDQFLYAREFFARLPQHTRILWNDGPRLRALDAELESHGLGALEPGKGRNVWYCAGYILSSGRSSVVGLHDCDILTYDRSLLARLMYPVAHPRFNYSFCKGYYPRIAEGKLNGRVSRLMVTPLIRALKTVCGPLPYLDYLDSFRYPLSGEFAMRSEVLEGIRIPADWGLEIGVLSELQRNYAPRQLCQVDIADAYDHKHQPVSEDDPNGGLNRMSLDIAKALYRKLATHGVSFSSEDFRTLKATYYRYALDLIEAYDHDATMNGLSLDRHCEEQAVELFASNLLEAGNLFLENPRERPFIPSWNRVQAAVPDLLTRMHEAVELDNQGKV; encoded by the coding sequence ATGAGTGACTTTCATCAAAATGGCGTGATTACCGATTTTCATAACCTAACGCGCCGCCCGGTAGAGGTGTTGGAACAGGAGCTGAGCCAGTTTGCCAAGCGGCGCCCCATGGGGTTGATCTTGCCCTCGTTGTTTTCAGAGTTAGAGGGGCCAGCGCTTTCTGCTATTGTCGATGAATTAGTTAACGTGCCCTATCTCAACGAAGTGGTGATTGGCTTAGATCGCGCCGACCGCGACCAGTTTTTATATGCCCGGGAGTTTTTTGCACGCCTGCCTCAACATACCCGCATTTTGTGGAACGATGGCCCACGGTTAAGGGCGCTAGATGCCGAGCTGGAGAGCCATGGGTTAGGCGCGTTGGAGCCGGGCAAGGGGCGTAATGTCTGGTATTGCGCAGGCTATATTCTATCCTCAGGGCGCTCATCGGTGGTGGGGTTGCATGACTGCGATATTCTCACCTACGACCGCAGCCTGTTGGCACGCCTTATGTATCCCGTTGCACATCCACGGTTCAACTATAGTTTTTGTAAAGGTTATTACCCGCGCATTGCCGAGGGGAAGCTAAACGGGCGAGTCTCAAGACTGATGGTGACGCCACTCATACGTGCCCTGAAGACAGTGTGCGGGCCGCTGCCTTATCTCGATTACTTGGATAGTTTTCGTTACCCGCTGTCTGGCGAATTCGCGATGCGCAGTGAAGTACTGGAGGGCATACGCATACCGGCAGACTGGGGCCTAGAAATTGGCGTGCTTTCCGAGTTACAGCGCAATTATGCGCCAAGGCAGCTGTGCCAGGTCGATATCGCCGATGCCTATGACCATAAACACCAGCCGGTGAGCGAAGACGACCCTAATGGCGGCCTTAACCGCATGAGCTTGGATATCGCCAAGGCGCTGTATCGCAAGCTTGCCACCCACGGAGTGAGCTTTAGCAGCGAGGATTTCCGCACGCTCAAAGCCACCTATTACCGCTATGCCTTAGACCTTATCGAAGCCTATGATCACGATGCCACCATGAACGGGTTGAGCCTGGACCGGCACTGTGAAGAGCAGGCGGTTGAGCTGTTTGCCAGCAACCTGTTAGAAGCAGGTAACCTGTTTCTAGAAAACCCACGGGAGCGGCCGTTTATACCCAGTTGGAACCGTGTTCAAGCTGCAGTACCCGATTTGCTAACGCGCATGCACGAAGCAGTGGAGCTGGATAACCAAGGCAAGGTGTAG
- a CDS encoding response regulator — MHVLLIEDDPLVASGIRSGLMMYDFVVDHVSSMKAARQAMQSVESDVVILDRGLPDGDGLQLLRTWREQGVTTPVLILTARDAVRDRVDGLQCGADDYLVKPFDLDELVARLHALLRRVSGRSKGLTVHGALTLDPASREVSVAGQKVALSRRELVLLEAFLHSPRSVLSADQLKDSLYGLNDDVESNALNVHIHHLRRKLGSGVIETVRGLGYRLGKPEAVHLPGTPHKGQQ; from the coding sequence ATGCATGTCCTACTCATTGAAGATGACCCGCTGGTGGCCTCGGGTATTCGCTCAGGCTTGATGATGTACGATTTTGTCGTCGATCACGTCTCTTCGATGAAGGCCGCGCGCCAAGCCATGCAGTCAGTCGAGAGCGATGTGGTCATCCTGGATCGCGGGCTGCCCGACGGTGACGGGTTGCAGCTGTTACGAACATGGCGGGAGCAGGGCGTCACGACACCGGTATTGATATTAACCGCCCGGGATGCCGTGCGTGACCGGGTGGATGGGCTTCAATGCGGCGCTGATGACTATCTGGTAAAGCCGTTTGATCTTGATGAGTTAGTGGCGCGCTTGCACGCGTTGCTGCGCCGTGTCTCAGGGCGCAGCAAAGGATTGACCGTTCATGGGGCGTTAACCCTCGACCCGGCCTCGCGCGAGGTGAGCGTTGCCGGGCAGAAAGTGGCGCTTTCCCGACGTGAGCTGGTGCTGCTGGAAGCGTTTTTGCACTCGCCACGCAGCGTGCTGTCGGCAGACCAGTTAAAAGATAGCCTGTACGGTTTAAACGATGACGTAGAGAGCAATGCGCTAAACGTGCATATCCATCACCTTCGCCGCAAGCTCGGCAGCGGTGTGATTGAAACCGTGCGTGGCTTGGGGTATCGGCTTGGTAAACCTGAAGCGGTGCATCTACCCGGCACACCTCATAAGGGGCAGCAATGA
- a CDS encoding DUF6691 family protein, with product MSRAISANAAKTAAGYLAGLLFGLGLAISGMTDPARVLGFLDVAGAWDPTLMFVLGGAVVTTFIGYRLVYARGTPLFSNAFQLPSKQDLDAKLLGGAALFGIGWGLSGYCPGPAIASVGGLSLPLLAMLVTMVVGWIIAKRI from the coding sequence ATGAGCCGGGCTATTAGCGCGAATGCGGCTAAAACGGCGGCGGGTTATCTGGCAGGGCTGCTGTTTGGGCTAGGGTTAGCCATATCGGGCATGACAGACCCCGCGCGGGTATTAGGGTTTCTAGATGTTGCCGGCGCCTGGGACCCCACGTTGATGTTTGTGTTAGGCGGCGCGGTGGTGACCACCTTTATCGGCTATCGGCTGGTGTATGCCCGTGGCACTCCGCTGTTTAGTAACGCCTTCCAGCTGCCCAGTAAGCAGGATTTAGACGCCAAGCTGCTGGGCGGTGCGGCGCTCTTTGGGATTGGTTGGGGGCTTTCTGGCTACTGCCCTGGCCCGGCGATTGCTTCGGTTGGGGGCTTATCGTTACCGCTGCTCGCCATGTTAGTCACCATGGTGGTGGGGTGGATAATAGCGAAGCGAATTTAG